The window ggcaagtcaagacgataccacactccggtacttagaagtttcgtggttacgagatcattctcccacaatatttcctaatgtcatttgtactaaatcattcacttgtactcactaaaggagagcttgaacctatgtacttgtgtaaacccttcacaattaatgagaactcctctattccgtggacgtagccaatctgggtgaaccacgtacatcttgtgtttgctttcctatctctatccatctatatacttatccacactaatgaccggagcaatctagcgaagatcacaaaaagtgaccgttttcgctacctaggatctatcttgcaagagaacggagaattagatggagatctcaaccatagaatacaagctggatggatgaagtgtaagagtgcatccggcgtgttgtgtgactgtcGTAGACCACTGaaactcaagggaaaattttataggacggcaataaggccagcgatgttgtatgacacagaatgttgggcagcgaagcatcaacacgtacacaaaatgggtgtagcggagatgaggatgcttcgtgggatgtatgggcacacgagaaaggataagattgggaatgaggatatccgaggtaaagtaggagtagccaaaattgaaggaaatatgagagaaaatcggttccggtggtttggacatatgcaaagaaggcctactgacgctccggtttgaAAATGTGACTaagggacagaggttcagggccgaaggagtaaaggaagacctaggaaaactttggaagagaccctaagaaaagacttgagtacttggatctaacggaggacatgacacaaaaccgagcgcaatgacgttctatgattcatatagccaaccccacttagtgggaaaagactttgttgttgttgttgtagttgcaGATTCATTGTAAACGAGGAGATAGCCTACACATAAATTTGAGTCTTCCAGCCAACATAGAACATTGAATCCTCCCACAAAGTAAAAGGTGCACAATAGACCAGAAACTGAAACAATTAAAAGGgagaacacaaaaaaaaaagaactgcCAAACCATTGTCAAAGGACCACAACATGAGTCTACTACTTTCTTTCAAGGCTTGATTACAAAAACCATAACATAAAAATGGAAGCTAGGAATCCCAAATTAAAATTAAGccctcttccttttttttttttcccttttctttggtTCTCAAGTGAGTTGGGATTTTGACATGAGTATCACTTGGCCATCATCACCTTGACAAACTCCTCGTAATTTATCTGGCCATCGCCATCAACATCAGCCTCCCGGATCATCTCATCAACTTCCTCATCAGTGAGCTTTTCCCCAAGATTGGTCATCACATGGCGGAGCTCCGCGGCGGAAATGAAGCCATTCTGATCCTTGTCAAAAACTCTGAAAGCCTCTTTCAGCTCCTCCTCAGAGTCAGTGTCCTTCATCTTCCTGGCCATGAGGTTTAAGAACTCAGGAAAGTCAATGGTCCCATTACCATCAGCATCGACTTCATTGATCATGTCCTGGAGCTCAGCCTCAGTCGGGTTCTGCCCCAATGATCTCATGACAGTGCCAAGCTCCTTTGTGGTGATACAACCTGCATATCAAAATTATTAGAAACGGCAATAAGTTGCTTCTATTTCTTCTGGGTGCTTATGTTTGCTTATGAGGAACACAAGATATGCAGATATCGGGACTACATACTACATACAGAAAAGTATTGGCATTCCATATCCTTTGAGACCCTGGAAACCAGCGCCCATTTTGCATTAGTTCACCAAGCAAACATAACACCGTTTGTCCAATACACACACGAGCGCAAACAAACATTTAAAAGCATGGTATTCGCAAGTATGAAAACCTGATCCAAAAGAGCGCACATGAATTTTAAATTTCCTAGCATCGAGAGTAATAAAGAACGCACACGACAAGAACCATACCAGCCTATCATGGACATTCTAAGAAACTAACCCATCAAGCATTCAACAAATATCATACAATGACAATCCTTGAATCTCATATTTTCTGCAAGAGAAAAATAAATCTCAAATTTCTTACACATGCTTGACATGTTCAGATTTAAAATCACAAAGTTCCGGAattaatttccctttttttacaAATCACAAACCCTAATAACACTCAAACACAAGATTAAAcctctttgaaatttgaaaatttgaatcgATCAATCGCAACCCCCTTTTCAATCTGTTTTCGATTTTCACAAACGCAAGTAATAATTCCAcgaaacaaaatataaaaagcaAAAGCCGaatttaaaaatcaaaatcGAGGATCTACAATTCTCCAATTATAAATCGAAGATCCAAAACCAGAAATCCAAGATGCAG is drawn from Malus domestica chromosome 14, GDT2T_hap1 and contains these coding sequences:
- the LOC103454710 gene encoding calmodulin, with the translated sequence MADQLTDDQISEFKEAFSLFDKDGDGCITTKELGTVMRSLGQNPTEAELQDMINEVDADGNGTIDFPEFLNLMARKMKDTDSEEELKEAFRVFDKDQNGFISAAELRHVMTNLGEKLTDEEVDEMIREADVDGDGQINYEEFVKVMMAK